Part of the Vigna unguiculata cultivar IT97K-499-35 chromosome 3, ASM411807v1, whole genome shotgun sequence genome, GGTTCAGGTTGTGACTAAGCAAAAGACAGTTCTAGGCTCCACCATATACTCAACCATAGGCTCCCCACAGGCTCTACTATAGACTTCACCATGGGCTCATCCACAGGCTTCGCAACAACCTCCACAGGTTTTAAAACATAACCTAAAGAACCTTTATTTTCATCCTGGGCACTAACCACCTTAGGATGATAAGTATTATCCTAACAATTGTGTTCCTCCTCATAAGTATGAAATTCGTCATCACCCCACACTAGTTTAATGTCTACTTGTTCTCTACAATTTAAACCCCAATCCCAACTCTTCACTTATTCAAACATGACATCTTTACTAACTATTTATCTTTTTGTCTTAGGGTCAAATAAACGATAAACCTTTGACTAATCATTAATACCCAATAAAATACAAGTAAAGCTCTTGTCATCCAATTTACCTCTTCAATGGATGCATTGACTTTCTTTGTCAATTTCTTTAAAGACTTAAAGCACTCCAAAGcttttgatttttcaaaaattaaattgaccCAATTTTTATGACTATAATCATTTACGAAGCTTAAGAAATACCTTTTTCCACTATTTAAGATGAGTTGTATGGGTTTGCAAATATCTACATGAACAACATAGGTGAATCTTATTGTCAAGGTTCAAAGGATTTTCTCCATCACTTTTGAGTCAGGCATGTCCTTTTTATTGCTTCTCATTTTGTTTGCCAGTGCCATTAATCTTGCAAAATACTTTATGACAATTTTTGTTTCGTTCATTTTGAGAACCTCAAAATCTTGTTGCAATGCATTGAGCATGGATATTTTTTCTTGAGCATTGccttcaaattttctttttatggaATCCTAAACAATATTGGATGTGCTCATATCTGAAACTTGTTAAAAAATAGACTATCAATGGACCCTAAAAAATTGTGCTTGACTTTGTGATCCTTAGTTTTGGACTGCTATAACTTCTTTAACTATACCTCATCAAGTGGCTCCTCAACACCATTTTGACCAAGTCCTTAAGACCCTTGGCACAAATAAGATTCTCCATCAACTCACTCCAATGGTCATAATGTTGAAAGTGAGAGATTTTTGTTgaaagttttttgtttttcatttcgtATGTCACGTTATTCAGTGAAGTTGTGGCTTAGATATATCTATTAGGCCTATTGGGGCTCTGAGACCAGTTTACTAAGAATAGAGGTATTTTTATACTTGCAATggaaattgataaattttattgaattaaagaGGTTGCCATATAACTTGTTCCTCTCTTAACAAAATACATAAAGATAACTCGTAATCTATGTGATATTAGTtagaataacaaaataaagtttCCTAAAAATTAGGATTTATTCTAGCAGAAACTAAAATGACTCTTATTCAAAGTTGTGTGTTCATATTCATTTATTTGCATAAAAATGGAAATGTGGATTTGTAAGGAAAGTGCTATTTGGATTACTCTCATATTTGATAGGAAAATAAAGGGAAAGGCAAGTGGTATACAAGCATTTTACCAATATGCCTTTCCTTTTTTCCCTTATGCTTGGTTGAGTCGTAGCATATTTTTCCCTTATGTGACATTTGGACTTGAAAACAAAGGCAAAGAAGGGTCAACGACAAAACATAAGTGAttctcactacaaaaataattgattctCATCGATGTAGAATTGATTCTCCCCAAACAAAATCGATTATATGTTTCATTTATGAGTTTATAACTTTATTTGGCGTTTTCTTGACTCAAAATTGGGTGAAGTTTTCAagattgaaattattattatgtgtaAATGCTTTGCATGGAATGTATAATTTATCATTCTTCTTGAATGTCCAATTGAATGATCTCCAAGAAAGCAAGAACTCTGTGAATCTGGATCCCAAAAAGAAATCTCCCAGTAATTCTCTTTGTGATTCAGATATTCGTTAAAAAcctaaactaatttcaaaactGTTTTTAAATCAGAGTTCTGCCGTTGAGATTAGTGGATTAAGGAATTTACCTAATCAATTATCGTGGGTGAATTTTCACTGTATCAGTGCAGTGCCCTCGAATAATCTATTAGTTAAATATCTAATCCATTAACGAGTTCTGCATTTGACATATTCAAGAGTTTTACAACTGATCTATTTCAGTTCAAGCTTGGCTTACATGTAATCCTAAATATACAACACCTATACAAATGATAAGTTCAGGACTAAGCCTAAAATAGTGATACAATGTGTTTGTATGactttggacatcatcaaaatcatcttCAATGGATTGAGTAGGCTCCCCCTCTCACCAACTTTGATACAGTTTGATCCCAAAACTTTAAGgatgaataaatataatcctCCTAACCCaactgtgtttttttttacGTGTCAAACAACGTTTTAGGCATGCATTTGAGTCATTTACACATTTTGACACAATCCAACCCAAATGTCAGTTTGAAACACCATTTAActcgtaaaaaaaaattaatgtcgttgggttaaaatgactataccaattcatttttaagtttaaaaacaaaaatgtatcaaaatttgggGGATAGATGATTCAAATTCGCGTTCAAATCTAGGgactacaaacatatttaacccttattttttcttatatgtgttgcttttagtttaaataaataaaataacgattttttttataatttaatcaatcacattttaaatttatataattgcattaattaaatttttttttatttaaactaattactcaatttttgttctaacttaatttcaaccaatcacattttattttaaattaatttcatcaattaaaacatttttattttaaactaattagattagattttaaattaattttaatcataaaaaaaattataatcttacaattttattaactaaaatattttttttatctattatactcatcaatttttttcataaatttttctcttcattGTTTCCCCTttattctatttctttcttaatCCAAATATCCTTCCTTTTTTCACATTAGTTTCTCTCATTTCCATTCTTTTTAACTTCCGTAAATCCATTTATACTAGGTAATTCTAACAAATAAATTACACATAGCActatttgatttctttttgttAGGTCGGAGGATGAATTTCTACGAATTTAACCTATCTATATccttattaaataatgttaggGAAAACAAATACCCTACGtatgtatttcttttaaataataaaaaataataaaattataataataaaaaatgatataaataatttttacaatttttattttttagataatttttatttatttaatttaaaaaatatcaaattagaagaaacaatacaaaattaaaaaattaaatttaaaaaagtattatttaaaaagtaaaattgaaaaaattgtaaaataaaataataacaaattagtAAAAACATATGCTTGCgttccatatttttttcatttttttataataaaaaaaataaaattatcattattattataattataaaattaaatataattaaattttataattttattataaattaatttgaaatattttgtagataaatttttaattaaaaaataattaaatttaaaagaatagtcaaatcaaagttaaatttaaaacttaaagaataaaattaaaaatgtaattattttaatttaaaaaggaattttatttaaaaaagtaaaattaaaaaataaatttagacataaaattaaaattttttgttgccAATGGtttttactaaataaaattaaacattcatCTTGCAAGGTAAAACGTAATTTGGTTgaatacatattattatattgaataACTCTTTAATTGAAGTGACTATTCGAACAGGTGAAAAGAAAATTCATCCAACATTTTAACGTAGTGTTCGTTGCGATTGCAccgtttaaataaatttgtgagTATGGATTTTATATAAAGAATATGTTCCTTTTCTGCGATATGTAATAAAAGTGTGAATTTGGGGATGGAGGATTTAATCCATCCACCCAAAACTGAGGTGATTTGCGTATATTTCATATAACATTACAAAATTGCCCCTCGTTCGTGGATGTTTTGGAGCTGGACATTCCCACCGTGGTGTGTAAATCGTTCGAAGGTGAGTGAATTGAATGCACTGGTGGAAAGAAAGTAGTGTGTGCTTTTGAGTGTAGTGAAATGGCACTATGGTGGATCGTCGGGGATGAAGATGAAGGAGGTGTTGGGGTGTGGTGGGGGAGGAAGACGAAGGAGGTGGTGAGCTGTAATGGTGGACGAAGATGAAGGAGATGGTGGAGTGTGGTGGGGGATGAAGCTCGTACATATGACAGAGGAATGGTGGTGGATTCAAGGGTATGCACACCGATTACATAACCGGTGTGGTGCATTGTATATGTGTGGCACCGGTTACGTAATCGGTGACTGTGACACCAGTTACGTAATCGGTGtcgtgtgtgtgtttttttttaaacttttttttgtataacattgtttataatttaattgtataactttttttaaaatttaattgtataaatttttttacattcataaaaatttaaattttttattttaaaatttcatataattttaattcctattaattatttgtaattatttttataatatcaaattacaaaatcattctctGTTTCCATTAGATGTATTTTTGTAACTTTCTAATtctatctaattttataatttattttatctatcacattaATCAGatctttcactaacttttataaaacttaTCTCTAAATCCATTCTTTTTAGCCTGAatccactaaaaaaaatacatacaaattCATATACTCCAATTCACACAAATCTATTTTCGATTTCTCTGAAATTCATATTCCCAACGAAACACACTTAAGTGTGATCAGCCTAAATTCGACATTTGAATCCAAGTACTTGGGCCATAAAATGCTCCGATCCGACCCGAATAACTTAACCCGTACCCTAGTTCCTTCCAGCGTCTTCCCCAACACAAAACAGGCTAATAAAACATAGAATTCTCCTTTTTTTTGCAGCAGTTCAGGAACTCTCGTCACTGGTTGAAATTGAGGGTTCTTGTAATAACGCGAAAGGAAGCGTGGAATTGAGTAATGGAAGGGAATGCGAAAAGCGAGCAAATCGTGGACGTAGGATCGGTCGTGGAAGCCGTTTCAGCTGATGACGGTGACGCTCCTCTCTATAGCCTCGAAAGTCTTTGCATGCGCTGTGGTGAAAACGTAAGCTTCTCCCATTTTCCGTCACCGCTTGTTTTTCCTTTGGCTTTTCAATGAATTCATCGTGTTCGTTTCTACTTTTTCGCGCATCTCCGGCGTGGTTAACTCACGGATTCAATTCTCCATTCTTTACCTTTATTTCTTCACTCGGTGAACCTTGCGATGTTAGcttttcgttttcttcttcCCCTGCGTCAATGCgtttattttgtattcaatACTCGATTACTTTAACTCCTTCTTTTGGCGTCCATCGTAAATTACCCGGTGAGCATTAGAAATACATGCCCTActcatttgttttttcttcttcttcttcttctcgtcattgctttttatataatatgtaCAATGCTCAATCATGTTTacgcttttttttttctcttccctCGTAATTACTCGGTGAATGTTGACGAAGTTTAAATAATGCaccttgtttttttcttctcctgCGTCAATGCTTTTAATTTGTATTCAGTACACCATTCTTTTTGCTCTTGTTGGTGAACCTTCTGATGTTCTAAATCATGcaccttgtttttttttctcctcttgCTTCGATGCGTTTAATTTATGAGCCGGTGGTGTGTTTAATTTATCCATCAATGCGTTTagttggggtttggggtttgtggGGTGGTGGTGAATACCGCTTTTAACTTACAACTGCTTGAATGAGGTAATGTAGTTTTCACTTTGCCCAAGTTTGTAAAAGTGACTTGTAATAGTACTATTTGTTTAGCATAAGCTTTTGGCAGAAAATAATCAGTGTAAACTATTTTctagtttattttaataatcgaATTTTTGATGTGAAGTTTCATGTAATGGGAACTCAATTAAGCTCTTAATTACGGACTAGGACTGGTAGAATTGTTAGCATTTCATTTATTTACAAGCGACATTGTTACCCGAGTACTTGAgtaatgaatatttaaatttttttgtgtttcatCTTTTATGTTGTTCTATCCATGACcatgttaaaaattaatgaaacaattatttattactgAAGAAATGATTCAAGTACACCTAAATTATTTATTGCATCGTCatccaaagtttttaaattttatcaccTGACCTGAATTTCTGTCATGTTTATCAGGGGATTACAAGATTTTTATTGACTTTAATTCCTCACTTCAGAAAGGTATGTCTTGTCTTTTACTCCCTTTGCTCTTGTGATTGGCAAGTGGTTACTGTTTTTGTTCCTTCATTGATAGGTATTGGGATATATCATATATGTAGTTAAATTTCacctttatttttgttatcctTATGCTTAGGCCtcattcactttttttttcctgatgTTTTTTGTTACATATTTCAATTAAATGAATTAGCATTCTTGATTCACAAATTAGATGATCGATCATATTACATACTGTTATTTTTTTCTgctgtttcttttgttttgtctgtccatttcttttcttaaatataacTCACGCCACATTTACCTTTCCTGCAGATTTTGTTATCAGCTTTTGAATGTCCACACTGTGGTGAAAGGTAAGCCTTTTAGTCTATGCCCTCCTCTCGTGCATTGAATATTATTGGTTCCTTTGATCTTTCTCAAAAGTTATTGATTATTATCTGTTAGGAACAATGAAGTACAGTTTGCTGGTGAAATTCAACCACGTGGTTGCCGTTACACTTTGGCAATCCCATCAGGCAAGCAGAAGGTTGGGTTTATTCAAATTTCGACTCCCCATCCCCAaatgattattataaataatataacaaaacatatatggCCCCTAGATGAATTCTAAAACATGTAGTAATCAGGGTACATACAATACTGATGTGGGTGGAGGTACTCCAATACTCTTTATCAGCTATCTTCTTCCCATTCAGTTAATGTCCATGCTGAGGTTCTTGACACTAGTGACTGCCCTAGTTTGAAGGATGATTTTTCATACTTTTGCCGACGTCTTTCTCTTAAATAGCATCCATGTTTTATTTAGAAAACCATTGgtgttagaatcaatatttaCCTTGTAGGATCATAGGCTGTTGACAAAATAGATCATGTTGGAGATCTTGCATTGACTAGGGATATATGGCCAATGCATAGTATATAACTGGTTCAATCCTCACTTTACAAGCTGCATTTGTGaggttgaattaaatttaagattCACTTTCTAAAATGGTATCTATTAGATAttgttaaataatataagaTATTGTTAATATCTAACGGTATCAAAGCCTATCACAGTGAGTGCAAACTCACCTTCCACTAATAGAGATTTGTTCCTGTTATAGGAGAATGTGATTGAAGCTGGTAGTCAACACCCAAATGGACAGAGACTAACAAGAGAGAACTAGTGAATCACAAAATGTTCCCCAAGGTGTGTTCTAAATATATTGTGGCCCAAAACAAATTGATTCAGGGCCAGTTTTGGCTTTCTCTAACTGTCCAACCAAGCTCAGTAAATCAACCCAAAACTCAAAGTATACATGATTTTGCACGAGCCTATAGGTTTGATTTAACTATGTTAGAGGGTGTGGGagtgtttattttgttttaactcGTACTCTCAATTTTGATAAGCATGCATACAATGATATAAATGCATGGCAAAACTTAATCATGAGAAGCTTAGTAAAAACAGTAATGGTGAGTTAGAGCATGATTGTGCTCTTCAGTCTTCTTCCGTACTCAACCTGGTAAAAATTTTAGTCTAGACATTGAAACATCTTAAGCCCCGTTTTGGGTGATTGTGGGTTTTCAGTTCAACTgcaattttcaaaacaaaatgcaTTTAGCCAAAATGGAGCTGGAATAATTTTTCACTTAATTTTGAAACACATCCACCATCATCATTATTGCTACTACTACTATCACTATTTCTGCCAAAACAATCATCATCTCTACTACTAATATTGTCTTTGTTTTGAAACTTACAACTGAAAACAGTGCTGAAAAACTAAAATCCATTCTGAATGAGGCCATAGGACATCcgttcaaattttaaaagaactTTTAAAAGAACTTTGCCGGTGACTTTTGCCAGTCTTAGCACCCTATGATGATGTTTGCAATTAAAAACACTGCAACTGGCATGACTGGTATATTGTGACCATTTTACTGAATAAAGTTTGACAGGCACCTCAGTGGTGGAATCTGGAAAGAATGCTGCAGTCCTAGTTCAGCTCTTTCTTGCCCCTTTTCTCACCATATTTATAAAGGAAATGGTCAAACTGGGCTTACAGATCTAATTATGAAGCTAGGAGGCTTTTTGAAAATAGAATATGCATGTTTAACatacaaaatagaaagaaatatgaaaatttaaattgtcCTTGGTAGAACATTGATGCATATACTAACTAATTTTTCACTAACCAGTAGGTCTTATTGCATGGAACAGAACCTTCTCCAGGCAATAGCCGTAGAGAATAAATTATGGCCTATGTATGCTTACTTGGgattattgtatttttgtttgtaaGCTTGTCTTTTTTGTGTACCATTATGATAATTTGTTTAAACAAGTGTCTGACAAGTTTATTGAATGTAGATGCTAAATCGTCAAGTGGTTAAATCAGAATCCGCTACCATTAAGgtatttaaatttgttgtttgttttctttatatttatttaaacttgtGTACTATGTTTCCTATTTAGATTGTAATCTTGAAAATTTTTTAGTTCATTGACACAATGATTCTTGTCTCTTTGAAGTCTTAGGGCTAAACCACATAATCTTAGTTGAACTCATTTTATCTACCTACCTACCTACCTTCCTATTTATCTATCTGCTATCTATCTATCTAGATAGAAAGATAGATATTTTTGTGAAAGAAGCAATTTAAAATGTTGATTCTAAATTTTAGTGACTCATCTAGCTCTATTATTGGAAATTCATAGTCTActttgtaataaatttattcaaaggGCACCTTGCTTATATGTATGATTGTGCAGATACCTGAACTGGATTTTGAGATTCCACCAGAGGCTCAGCGTGGTAGTCTGTCAACGGTACTTCTGATACATATTTCAATTTACTTTGTTGTTTTCCGTTCCTGACAATGACAGGTTttcttgttcaattttttttctgggTAGGGCGGGGAGTGACCTGTTATTTCTTTTGTCAATGGAAATCTCAATTCTCAACactgcatttttattttaagatggCTAAATGTACTCCGCATGTGTATGGTCATCAAGTGAATAAAGATGTCAATGTGTTTGGTCAAAACAATTGCTGAATTAAAAGGAAGAGATTGCTATACATTTAGTCTAttgatttttagtttgtttGATTTAGTTTAGATTTCTGAAGCTCTAGGTCCGACTCAATCATATCATAACTTTGGCAGTTTCCATATGCGCCCTGTATTTTGTAGCCAGGATGATGCCCATCGTGAATATTATTCTTAGTTTCTACAACTGGAAATGTAAATTGTGGGCATCAGAGAACTGTAACGCTCCTTTTGTGAAAATTCATGAACATTGAACTGTTGAAAATTTGTAGTCAAATTATTCAACTACATCTTTTGCTCTGTAATTATAGGTGGAAGGGATACTTTGAGAGCAGCTGATGAACTTCAGGCCCTTCAAGAGGAACGCAAAGTACTATTTGTTTCTgcactatatttttatttcgaatattagtttctctttaaataacttaattattgttttgttttctacCTGCTAGAAAGTGGCTCCAGAGACAGCTGAAGCAATTGATCAGTTCTTGGTGAAACTGCAAGCCTGTGCAACAGGAGAATCAGCCATCACCTTTATTCTTGATGATCCTGCTGGAAACAGCTTCATCGAAAACCCGTAAGCAATTATACCTTGTCGatgttttttaaatgaataaaagtattttaatagaGAAGAGATTGTGAAAGTAGAGGCTAAGGTAGTGATAACATATGGggagcaacctcctggatttgttGTTCAAGAGATGAGTGTGGTTTAGTTTGTAAATTGTGTTGACCTCTGTATTGGCTCAAGTTTAGTCACATTGTGCTTGTGCGTGACTTTAGATTAGATGCATGCCTTTCTGAATCATGCCATACTGTATCTTTTAACTTATTGGAATTGGTCAAGACAAACATATATTTGTTGATTAGGCAAACTTGTACCGGCATTTGGTACTTGGTAATATTAGTCCACTATCTggtactattttaaataaatggaGAACACATTGAATAGGTTTGCACCGTCATCTGATCCGTCATCGACGATCAAGTTTTATGAGAGAACTCCTGAGCAGCAAGCATCATTGGGATATCTTGTTGACTCCACACAGATTGAAGGAACTCATGTTGACGCTCAGAGTAACAGTGCAGAAATGGCTGAAGCCTTGTTTCGATATACTGCACCAGAAGAGGTACAATTGCTGAACTATATAGTTATGCTTTTTGAGCTTTGGCCTTATTTGTTTGTTCACCCGGTGCCAAATTGCTGCTTTTTCTTGACAGGTGATGACTTTCCCATCTACTTGTGGTGCCTGTGCTGCTAAGTGTGAGACTCGAATGTTTGTCACCAGTATCCTCTTAGCATTTTCAATATTTCCCTTGGGATATTGTTTGATTATGTTACATTTCTTTAGAAGGATTCTGTCATTTTAAACTTGATGCcaactataatttaaaatttgttgggTTAAAGaggatttatatttttgtgtatgCAAGAGTACATAGCTTTGtgggataaaataaaattagataaacTATTGggacttatttttctttgattccaTGTTTGTGTTCGAGTTTAAATTTGGAGCTTTAGTCACTTTTTTGGTCTGTAGTAAACTGATTGTATAAAATATAGGGgatgatttttctttatttcaactTCTGTTTTGATTCTGTTTCATATATTTAAGTTGAAACTTGAAGCTCAGTGTCATCGATTTGGTGCTGAATATTTGTTGGTTAACCATGTGTTCAATTAAAAATCCTGAAAATGATCtactttcaaatttcagaaactTGACTATGGATTTAATCTACTCATcattaatttcaaaatgaaacaTTTGTGTACAATGTTGACATGTACTCTGATCAATCGGGTAAAAActagataatatttatttgcTTTCTTGATGACAGTGTCAATGCCAAGTGCCaattttatattctatattGTTGCATGAACAATTCTTGGTATTTCTTCCACACTGTTGAGCTTAACAATGGACAGATATTCCTTACTTTCAAGAAGTAATTGTTATGGCATCCACATGTGATGTCTGTGGCTACCGCAACTCTGAGGTATGCTGATTCTTGAGTGTGGCTCTGTCTTTTTAGGGCTggaatataattaattttcacctTGCAGTTGAAACCTGGTGGACGAATTCCTGAAAAGGGAAAAACAATTACTCTTTCTGTGAAGAATGTCAATGACCTTAGCCGTGATGTAATAAAGGTCTGTTATTCTTTTCGTGATCTTAACTAATCTCAACAcagtatttttcttatttatatatgtttaggGATGAATGATGGATCTTGTAGTTTATCCTTGCATTTAGGGAGcatgtaattttcttatttctagTATGCAATTACTGCAAATTGGGATCAGTAAAAGAAATCTCATTAAAAAGAAGGTACTTTGGGTTTTGGTTATTGAGGTTATAGCCTTCAAATGTAGGGAAAAATGTAAGCTTCCAAACTTGTTTTGCTGAAAGTGTTTTGCTGAAAGTGTAAAGTAACTAAGTATAGAAACTAATCATGAGAGCTCTTTCAGTGCCACTTTAAAATTTTGCTTTATTCTTCAATTTATTTTGACATCTAACTTGCATGGAACTATAGCATTTTAAGGAATTAAATTCGCATTTTGGGGTTATCAGAAGGCTGAAATGATTCATCAAAAGATAACTTAGAAACGTTAACATGAACATGTTCTGTTTTCAGTGATATGTTAAAAGTTGTAATGATACACATACAGTCTTGCTTGTAAAGATAACCTGTGAAAAATGTCATGATGGTACCCATGTAGGTGGGACCATTTAAACATTATGCAATCCGACATCTATACCTTTTATATCTATTGACTGAGTAGTTTGGTTCGATTAGTCTGATACTGCAAGTGTAAAAGTTCCGGAACTTGACTTGGAGCTGGCAAGCGGAACCCTTGGAGGAATAGTTACCACTGTTGAAGGTTTAATCACAAGAATTGGTGACAGTAAGTATCCATTCTATCAATCACATAAACTATAATCTAGACAGCATCCTAATGAGATAGGAGGATTAGGAGTCATCTTTGTGAAAGGAAAGGACATCATAGTACCAATACACTTTGTTCAGATTCAATTgtaagaaaatgatgaaaacatttttcttttcaatagaTCTTTCAATTTTAAACCACTTTAACGTCATTATTTGTTTCTCTCATTCCAAAATCTATCTCAAATATGTTTTGAAAGTCTTCTAAATGCCAAATTTTCTGTTTTGGAAAGGTGGAGTTTAAACTGTTCTCTTTTATCATGTTTATGATGTTCTTgctgttaaatatgtttttagtccttaaacCTTGACGCAAAATTGGAATTGATCATTCTTCCGAACTTGGATACAATTTGGttccaaactttaaaaataaatagatatagtcCTTCTAACCGAACTGCATTAAAGTTGTGACGTGTCAAATGGCATTTCAAGCTggtgtttgagttgtttatattgtttgacacttTCCAGCTCAAATAGCAGTTTGGAATGTGTCTGACACACAATTTTTTAGGCCATTGAGTTAAAATTACTATATgcattcattttcaaaatttgggGATCAAAATGTATCGAAGTTTGGGATATGGATGAATTCTAAGCGTCCAAGTTTAGAGACTGCAAACATATTGAACttataatctattattttttctagaaTGTATCAAAGTAGAATATAATTTGATGCGATTTGCATGTTCAGGCCTTGAGAGGGTCCATGGCTTTACTTTTGGAGATAGTCTTGATGAAAATAGTAGAAGCAAGTGGATAGACTTTAAAACAAGACTAAACAAGGTAACACGTGACTATTTATGAAAGTTGGTTTAAATTTCTCCACTTTACAATTCTATTTATCAGGTTATtattgcaatttttatatttattctttgcaCAATGTTTTGTGGCCGACTGGGAAAAGAGGGAAGAGGTGCAATACATAACATCTGGcattgtaatttcttttgtatttcTAACATGGTCGTCTTGTATATCTGGTTCTCTTTTAGGAGGAGACGTTCTCCTGTTCTGTTCCTCTTTTGACACTTcagtttgataaattttatcataaaaaagaaatggaCAACAAAGAGAAAAAGGGTTTAGGGAATTTTAACCAAATGCATTCTACGATATAGGTCCCTTTCTGAGCAACAAAGACCTTTGGTTCATATTCCATGCTACTTTTGAGCTACATCACTTGTTGGATGTTTCTCTAATACCAACAACTAATAGACTGCATCGGTCTCTTCCTGTCTTTGAATTTGAAGGCTTGGATTTTACTTAACCCATTT contains:
- the LOC114176893 gene encoding LOW QUALITY PROTEIN: zinc finger protein ZPR1-like (The sequence of the model RefSeq protein was modified relative to this genomic sequence to represent the inferred CDS: inserted 1 base in 1 codon), translated to MEGNAKSEQIVDVGSVVEAVSADDGDAPLYSLESLCMRCGENGITRFLLTLIPHFRKILLSAFECPHCGERNNEVQFAGEIQPRGCRYTLAIPSGKQKMLNRQVVKSESATIKIPELDFEIPPEAQRGSLSTVEGILXRAADELQALQEERKKVAPETAEAIDQFLVKLQACATGESAITFILDDPAGNSFIENPFAPSSDPSSTIKFYERTPEQQASLGYLVDSTQIEGTHVDAQSNSAEMAEALFRYTAPEEVMTFPSTCGACAAKCETRMFVTNIPYFQEVIVMASTCDVCGYRNSELKPGGRIPEKGKTITLSVKNVNDLSRDVIKSDTASVKVPELDLELASGTLGGIVTTVEGLITRIGDSLERVHGFTFGDSLDENSRSKWIDFKTRLNKLLSLEEAWTLILDDALANSFIAPATDDLKEDKQLAFEEYERSWEQNEELGLNDMDTSSAEVGSAPTNTSKTD